Part of the Petrotoga sp. 9PW.55.5.1 genome is shown below.
ATAACTATAAACCATTCCAGTTTGAAACATTTTATTTGAAATCTGAATATTAATAGCATTTGAAGGGAATGTCGCTAAATCAACAATCGTATATATTGCATTAACTAATATTAAAGGTCTGATTTCTGGTAATATTATTTTCCAAAAAATAACCCAAGACGAGGCACCATCTATTTGTGCAGCTTCATATAAAGCTTTATCAATTTTTTGTATCCCTGCTAAGAAAATCAATATTTGGACACCTGAAAACCAAAGAATGAGAACTATCCTGTCGAAAAGATAGAGTATTGGCCAACCCAAATTAAAAGGAAGTGTAGCAAAAAAATCATACAAAGCAAATTGTGAAGGTTGGATAATATTAATAGCTTTGTTAAATAAAAGTTCATTTAATACTGGTCCACTCATAATAATAACAGGTAAAAAATAAATCGCCCTAAATATAGCTCTCCCTTTAAATTTATTATTTAGCATCAAAGCTATAAGTAAAGAGGCAACTATTATAAGTGGGGTAGAAAGCCCAACAAAGATAATACTATCTGTTAAAGCTGGTAAAAAATCAACATCTTTCGTGAAGATATCCAAATAGTTACTCATACCTATCCATTGGGTAACAATTCCATTCGGAGTTATAGTGACTTTGCTGAAACTTAAGTAAATTGAATAAAAGAATGGAAAAGCAGTAAAAATAACAAAACCAATTAACCAAGGTAAAAGAAATATATAACCTCTAATAGCAGACTTTTGATAAATATTTAATTTATTAAAAAATTTATTTTTTACCCAATCTTTTTTCACACT
Proteins encoded:
- a CDS encoding carbohydrate ABC transporter permease, whose translation is MKKDWVKNKFFNKLNIYQKSAIRGYIFLLPWLIGFVIFTAFPFFYSIYLSFSKVTITPNGIVTQWIGMSNYLDIFTKDVDFLPALTDSIIFVGLSTPLIIVASLLIALMLNNKFKGRAIFRAIYFLPVIIMSGPVLNELLFNKAINIIQPSQFALYDFFATLPFNLGWPILYLFDRIVLILWFSGVQILIFLAGIQKIDKALYEAAQIDGASSWVIFWKIILPEIRPLILVNAIYTIVDLATFPSNAINIQISNKMFQTGMVYSYSSAMSWVYSIIILVILSIAFLILRERKDVA